The nucleotide window CACATATTGATTCGCATAGTTTATTTCACCTATCGCTTCATTTAGCGGCTTCCCTTGTTCCATTGTCATGATTCTGGCTAAAACTTCTTTATTATCCTCTATTAAGTCATGCCATTTCTTCAGAAGCCTGCTCCGTTCGTACGCAGTAGTCCCGGACCAAAGGGCTAAAGCATTAGCTGCAGCATCAACAGCCTGCACGGCTTCTTTGGTTCCAGACCTTGGAACGCTGCCCAAAATTTCTTTAGTAGCAGGATTTTGAATATTGATCGTCTCTTTTGTTTCAAACCAAATTCCATTCACTACATTTTTTTCTATAAACATGCAATTCACTCCCTTCTATATTGATCACTTGCTGCTAAGCAGATGTATTTGTTTTTGGTACTGCTATAGGTTATCATCTGTGTAGAAATTGCGGTACTTCCACTATGTTTGTGGGTGATAACCAAACGTTATGAGGGATTCAGAATGCGAATAGAATGGCTGGAAGCGTTCCAAACAACAGCTGAAACAAAGAGTTTAACCAGAGCAAGTGAAATACTAAACATGACACAACCTGCTCTAAGTAAACAAATAAGAAATCTTGAAAATGATATTGGAGCCAATTTGTTCAATAGATCGAGTACGGGCGTAACACTAACCAAGGCTGGTGAGCTTCTTCTGGCAGCGAGCAAAGAAATTATAAAGGAGATAAACGCAGTCAAAAAGGCTATAGCGGTTGATCAGGGGTTAATGGGTATCACGATTGGAGCATGGCCAAGCATTGCTACTTCCTATTTGCCAAAGAAGCTCGCTTGTACACTACGTTCTGACTACAACTTAAAGATCTCCCATAGTTATGTGGACTTATTAGCAGGATTAAATGAAGGTAGTTTGGATGTCGCATTATTTGATGAAAAAGGCATCCAACACCCCTACTACTCCACATTTGTGTTTTCTGAAGGATTTATGCTTTTTGTCAATAAACTGCATCCTGAATTCGGAAACAAGGATTCTGTCACATTTGATGAGATAAAAGAGGAGGAATTTGTGATGCTGTTGGAAACCTGTGATGCAAGAACTATAATCCAGCATGCATTCGCAGAGAGGAACGCAACTCTGAACATTTCTTCAGAAATTGAATTTGGTCACAGCATACTCGGTTTTATCGAGGCAAATATTGGCATATCCATCTTACCTGAAATATTCGTGAACGGGCTTTCCCCTAATATCAAAGCCATTCCGATTACTGATTTTGACATACAGCGGAAGGTCTCACTCATCGCCAGGGATGAACAAGTTGGGAAAAAAGTATTAGCGATGCTTAAATAAGTTTAATGAAAAGAGGTCTACAAATGAAGTCTTTAGTATTTGGACAATTTGGCGGTCCAGAAGTTTTAGAATATAAAGATGTAAACGACCCAATGATCGGGCCAGACGAAGTCCTTGTCAGAACAAAAGCAATCGGATTGAACTTTGCAGATATTTATCGGAGAAAAGGTAACTATCATCTTGTCGGACAGCCACCCTATATTCTGGGGTATGAAGGTGCAGGGGTCGTCGAGAAAATTGGAAGTGAAGTATCCTCTGTTAAGATTGGTGACCGAATCGGGTTTGCTGATGTTCCTTATGCGAACGCAGAGCTTGTGGCGGTACCAATAGAAAAAGCCATTCCGCTTCCAGAGAGGATTTCTTTCGAGACTGCTGCATCCATTCTGCTGCAAGGCTTAACTGCGCACTACCTCGTCCGGGACAGCTACGCTATTAAACCTGGAGATGTGGCAGTCATACATGCAGCCGCAGGTGGAGTTGGGCAACTGTTAATTCAAATGGTCAATCTCCTTGGCGGGAAAGCAATAGGACTGACATCTTCTAAAAATAAAGCAGAGATCGCTTTGAAAGCGGGAGCAGAAGAAGTATTCCTCTACAACGAAAATTGGCCAGACAAAATCCTGCAGGCAACTCATGGGAATGGAGCAGATGTCGTATTCGAATCAGTCGGTTCTACCTTATCGGATAGCTTTTCTGCAACGAGAACAGGCGGTACGGTAGTATTTTTCGGCATGGCTGGCGGCGACCCTAAACCCGTTGATCCAAGGATGTTAATGGATACTTCCAAGACCTTAACAGGTGGTGACCTTTGGAATGTCCTTATTTCAAGAACAGAAAGAATAAACCGTTCCATGCAGCTGTTCAAGTGGATTGAGAATGAAGAGTTAATCATACACTCCCCTATCACATACAAATTAAAAGATGGTCAAGAGGCTCATCAATTATTAGAAAGTCGCAGGAGCACAGGTAAGATTTTATTAATACCATAGAATGAAGAAAGGAGGACTGTAATTAGTTCTCCTTTTTATATCTATTACTTAGTAAGAAAATTTCACTTTGCAAACTCTTTATTAGTGAAACTTCAACTCTTAGTTTCACCACTATTTGTGCTACAGTCAATTTAACCCATCTAAATGCGAAAAATAAAAAGAGGGTTATCCCCTCTTTAGTCACTGCTAATCATTTGTGCTATCTTTATAGTCTGCAACTCTTTTTGAACAATGCTTATTGACGTAATACTCCTCTTGGATCGCTTAGCTAATTCATCAGGCAGCTTTTCAATCTTATCTATAGAAGCAACTAAATCTTCTTCGATACTTTCTACCTCATTTTCAGCACTTCCTTCATCTTCTTTCCAAAACTGAATGGCATCTAGCGTATTTTTACTCATTTCTTGGATTGAACTAAAAAGAGATTTAGTTTTACTTACTGTAGTTATCACACTTGAAGATAGTTCAAGAACTTTATGAGCTTCTACTGTAGAACTTCTTAAATCTTCAATCTGATAAATCAAATTTGAGTTTAATTCTTGTTCAATTTGAAATAACAGTTCAATGTCCTTTTCCTTTTGATACTCTTCGTATAATGAATTTAACTTTTGATGAGAATCACCGATCTCCTTTTGAATAACGGTTAAGTCCTCCAAACGAGATAATGTACTATCAATTTCATTAATTTGAATCTGTGCTGAAGCTAATTTAATACTTATGTTACCTACAACAGGAAAATCAACAAAAGTGTTGACTCCTTTAGCGACGGAAATTACTGAATCAAATTTGCCTATTCCATCTCTTATAGGAGCTAAATTCCCTTTTAGCCATTCAACATTTTCAACTACTAGATTAATATCCTGATTGTATTGATCCAGATCGTTAATTATTTTTGGCAGTTCAGTTTCTATTACTTTTAACGATTGATTTCTAGCTTCATCCATTTGCTTGTTCATATTTTTTGTCTCTGTTGGATTACTAACACTATTGTTGACAGCTATTTTGCTAGCTGTATATCCGATTGAACCTGAAATTAAGATTGAGGAAATAATGGTAATAGGAAACAAATATTTTTGAAGCACCGGTTTTTGGTTAGATTCAACCCTGGTCTTCTCCACTTCCATTTGCGGCTCCTCCCCTTCACTAAGTTGTAGTTAGAACCAATGTTGACCGTTAAAACCATATTCTAAATGTCGAAATATCTACCTTATATATTTATTATACGACGTATTTCTCAAAATTTTTTGTCATAACTTATCATACTTGCAAATATTTGTCCCTTTATATAAAAAAGAACTCGTCACCAGCCCCTATACAGGAATGATGACAAGTCCTTTTAATTTTCACGCTGTATATCCCTTACCGCCATACCGTTTCGCCCAGTTCTCCTTCAATTCAGGAGTACCTTCTGGGACAACGTATGTATCAAGGACTTTATGTACTTTTTGTTCGTTGACTAGGTTATAAGTAGAGAGTTTGATTTTTTTGTTATTCATGGTCCGAATCGCAATGTATTTAAAACCGCTGCCGCCCCACTGAATATCCTTGATATCGCTGATCCGGACACCTTTTTTCCTGCCTTTTAAATAGCCATCCTGTACGGTAATGACCGCTCTGCCGGATAACAGCATGGTCAGCATCCTGATGAGCATCGACCCAAATACCAGCAAGCCAAATACACCAATGAGGATCCCGAAAAATCCTTTTACAAAACTTACGTCTGGCACGATAAAGAAAATCACTAGTGAAGCAAGCGTCATCATGCCTATGCCAGTAAGCATACAACCAGCCCCGACGTTTGTATAAACGACCTCTACTTTATCCTCGGAAACGATAATATTATGTTCTTCCGTGTTATGCTCGATTTTATTTTCCATCACTCACCGTTTCCTTTACTTTGACCTCGATATTGTCCTCAATAAGCATCTTGATCATTTCCCGGTTGCAGGGTATTAGATAAAAGTCCTGTTCCCTTTTTTCAATCATCCAATTGTTTGCCGGATTATTCGTAAACAAGACAAGAGTTGTGACTTCGGGCTCTTTGGCTTCATTGAATTCGAAAAAGAGCAATG belongs to Mesobacillus subterraneus and includes:
- a CDS encoding LysR family transcriptional regulator encodes the protein MRIEWLEAFQTTAETKSLTRASEILNMTQPALSKQIRNLENDIGANLFNRSSTGVTLTKAGELLLAASKEIIKEINAVKKAIAVDQGLMGITIGAWPSIATSYLPKKLACTLRSDYNLKISHSYVDLLAGLNEGSLDVALFDEKGIQHPYYSTFVFSEGFMLFVNKLHPEFGNKDSVTFDEIKEEEFVMLLETCDARTIIQHAFAERNATLNISSEIEFGHSILGFIEANIGISILPEIFVNGLSPNIKAIPITDFDIQRKVSLIARDEQVGKKVLAMLK
- a CDS encoding DUF5381 family protein translates to MENKIEHNTEEHNIIVSEDKVEVVYTNVGAGCMLTGIGMMTLASLVIFFIVPDVSFVKGFFGILIGVFGLLVFGSMLIRMLTMLLSGRAVITVQDGYLKGRKKGVRISDIKDIQWGGSGFKYIAIRTMNNKKIKLSTYNLVNEQKVHKVLDTYVVPEGTPELKENWAKRYGGKGYTA
- a CDS encoding quinone oxidoreductase family protein — protein: MKSLVFGQFGGPEVLEYKDVNDPMIGPDEVLVRTKAIGLNFADIYRRKGNYHLVGQPPYILGYEGAGVVEKIGSEVSSVKIGDRIGFADVPYANAELVAVPIEKAIPLPERISFETAASILLQGLTAHYLVRDSYAIKPGDVAVIHAAAGGVGQLLIQMVNLLGGKAIGLTSSKNKAEIALKAGAEEVFLYNENWPDKILQATHGNGADVVFESVGSTLSDSFSATRTGGTVVFFGMAGGDPKPVDPRMLMDTSKTLTGGDLWNVLISRTERINRSMQLFKWIENEELIIHSPITYKLKDGQEAHQLLESRRSTGKILLIP